The genomic window ACTCCTGGTCGGGGATGTCGATGTTGAGGTCTTTCAGGACGTGGACGTTGCCGAAATACTTGTCCACGTGGTCGAACTTGATACCTGCCATGGTTCCAGCTCCTTCGCTTGTAAGACCCGACTGTCCAATATGATCCGTCACTCGCCGCATGAGCGCCGCACGATCAACTGCGGCGAGAGTGTCACCTGCGGATGCGCGCGGCTGCCGATGAGGTCGATCAGGCCATCGGCGAGCGCCTGCCCCCAGTCGTAGAGCGGCTGCCGCACTGCCGTGAGCGGCGGCGCGGTATGCGCGGCGGCGGGCGTGTCCTCAAAGCTGATCAGCGCGATGTCGCGGCCTACGCCGAGCCGCTGATCGTGGATCGCATGCAGCGCGCCAAACGCGAGCGCCGCCGTCCCGGCGATCAGCGCGGTCGGCGGCTCCGGCAGCGCCAGTAGCTCCTGGGTGGCGTCGTAGCCCTCGGCCTCGGTTTGTCCGCCCTCGACGATCAGCGCGGGATCGAAGTCCAGCCCGCTCTCGTCCAGCGCCTCGCGGTAGCCTGCGTCTTGCTCGGCGGAGAGCGTCTGCTCCAGTGGCGGCTGAAGCAAGCCGATACGCTCGTGTCCACGGACGATCAGATGCGCCATCGCCTCCAGCATCCCGGCCTGCCCGTCGATCGCCACAAACGGGCTGTCGTCCGACGGACGCCCTGCGCAGATGTACGGCAT from Herpetosiphonaceae bacterium includes these protein-coding regions:
- a CDS encoding LacI family DNA-binding transcriptional regulator, translating into MATIKEVAERAHVSIATVSYVLNGTGSVSAGKRRAVLEAAAALDYRPSYRGRALQAQRSITLGLVIPAATQRVAEPSFGGLLAGITDGAARRGYHLLLAPSTTDQPEASLYQQLFRSGRVDGVIILDTQIDDPRIQAASSEHMPYICAGRPSDDSPFVAIDGQAGMLEAMAHLIVRGHERIGLLQPPLEQTLSAEQDAGYREALDESGLDFDPALIVEGGQTEAEGYDATQELLALPEPPTALIAGTAALAFGALHAIHDQRLGVGRDIALISFEDTPAAAHTAPPLTAVRQPLYDWGQALADGLIDLIGSRAHPQVTLSPQLIVRRSCGE